In the Malus domestica chromosome 16, GDT2T_hap1 genome, one interval contains:
- the LOC103404085 gene encoding F-box protein At5g07610-like, giving the protein MQGRCPNLPIISSPAEILANNENLLTPILLCIPTRALLRLKCVCKRWLSLISDPKFCDNHTFKNPYPNFSAFFNTTMQQFYRISIQNNENTFKSPSKHPEFIRGLPRSLKILRSCNGLLLCCTSHEITNLRNTPTYYVLNPTTNHFVALANSPYATNSTSLLGVALAFDPSTSIHYKVICVQCIAGSVVSFQIEIYSSETQNWTLRKSTFDRPFHIDFSHGVYFNGAINWISRTSRLLHYHLDHEEGHGLVSRPPDYNVFRKREYIYFGESRGHLHLIEIYRPCFTQFDVMEMGRDYSGWFVKYHVDLDTITAKFPEMVPQHNLDDPSEENWYYEFVVLFLVREENEEETAMFLYIPCKVISYNLLDRTCKTACELTLKGKRSLQIGWRDTYHCMETLACV; this is encoded by the coding sequence atgcaGGGTCGATGTCCTAATCTGCCCATAATTTCTTCTCCAGCAGAAATCTTAGCCAACAATGAAAACCTGCTCACACCAATCCTTTTATGCATCCCAACTCGAGCTCTACTTCGCCTCAAATGCGTATGCAAGCGTTGGCTTTCTCTTATCTCTGACCCCAAATTTTGTGACAACCATACCTTCAAAAATCCATACCCCAATTTCTCAGCCTTCTTTAACACAACAATGCAACAATTCTACCGCATATCAATTCAGAACAACGAAAACACATTTAAGTCTCCATCGAAACATCCTGAGTTCATCCGAGGTCTACCTAGAAGCCTTAAGATTTTACGGTCTTGCAATGGCTTGCTCTTGTGTTGTACCTCTCACGAAATTACAAACTTGAGAAATACCCCAACATATTATGTACTCAATCCCACAACCAATCATTTCGTAGCTCTCGCTAATtcaccatatgctactaattccaCAAGCCTTTTGGGGGTTGCTTTGGCTTTTGACCCTTCCACATCGATTCATTACAAGGTTATCTGCGTCCAGTGCATTGCTGGATCTGTTGTATCATTCCAAATAGAGATATATTCGTCTGAGACTCAAAATTGGACGCTTCGAAAGTCTACTTTCGATAGGCCATTCCATATTGACTTCAGCCATGGGGTGTACTTCAATGGTGCAATTAATTGGATCAGCCGTACAAGTAGGTTGTTGCACTATCACTTAGATCATGAAGAGGGTCATGGATTGGTGTCTAGGCCTCCAGATTACAATGTTTTTCGCAAGCGGGAGTATATATATTTTGGGGAGTCACGTGGCCATTTGCACCTCATTGAAATTTATAGGCCTTGTTTTACTCAATTTGACGTGATGGAGATGGGGAGGGACTACTCTGGCTGGTTTGTCAAGTACCATGTTGATCTTGATACAATAACCGCCAAGTTTCCGGAAATGGTTCCGCAACATAATCTTGATGATCCTAGTGAAGAAAATTGGTACTATGAGTTTGTTGTTCTCTTTCTTGTTcgagaagaaaatgaagaggaGACAGCTATGTTCTTGTATATTCCTTGTAAAGTCATCTCTTATAATCTTTTAGATAGAACCTGTAAGACAGCTTGTGAGTTAACTCTCAAGGGCAAGAGATCGTTGCAAATTGGGTGGCGAGATACTTATCATTGTATGGAGACGTTGGCTTGCGTGTGA